From Acidobacteriota bacterium, one genomic window encodes:
- the greB gene encoding transcription elongation factor GreB, giving the protein MRKGFTRHPQPDQPATQVRNYITPGGLQRLKEEHQFLLYKDRPAVAAVVGWAAGNGDRSENADYQYAKRRLRQIDGRIRFLSKRIEAAEVVDPEAPRSGLRQTKAFFGATVLYANAAGAERSVSIVGTDEVDLDRNHVSWMSPLGRALMRSAEGDSVVLDAPGGKENLTVLEVRYERIAVEPFREPPGSYAAEKQS; this is encoded by the coding sequence ATGAGAAAAGGATTTACCCGGCACCCACAACCGGACCAGCCGGCAACGCAAGTCAGAAACTACATAACACCTGGCGGCCTGCAGCGCCTCAAAGAGGAGCACCAGTTTCTTCTCTACAAAGACCGCCCCGCCGTGGCGGCGGTGGTGGGGTGGGCTGCCGGCAACGGCGACCGCAGTGAAAACGCCGACTATCAGTACGCCAAGCGGCGGCTGCGGCAGATCGATGGACGCATTCGCTTTCTCTCAAAGCGAATTGAAGCCGCAGAGGTGGTGGATCCGGAAGCTCCGAGATCGGGCCTGCGCCAGACGAAAGCATTCTTCGGCGCGACGGTGCTCTATGCCAATGCAGCGGGGGCGGAGCGATCGGTGAGCATCGTAGGCACAGACGAGGTCGATCTCGACCGCAACCATGTCAGTTGGATGTCCCCTCTGGGGCGCGCGCTCATGAGGTCGGCTGAGGGAGACAGCGTCGTCCTCGATGCTCCAGGCGGCAAAGAAAACCTGACGGTACTGGAAGTGCGCTACGAGCGCATCGCTGTAGAGCCGTTCCGCGAACCTCCTGGGTCCTACGCAGCCGAAAAACAGTCATAG
- a CDS encoding DUF1566 domain-containing protein — protein sequence MRNVGPKLAAFLVLLCAGAYAQHSNWTPDMAQKTHQQGYWIDASTGLMWVAQDSDKRMGWHKAAKYCEKLRTQGYSNWRLPSIEELVSLVNLQAYATEHVGSSDIMRWNGDLHVNGGLLLNGDRHWSSTKLSPNKYSAFDYRVGKTMAGFEDWAEGDTMYALCVRTVQKNQPPNNP from the coding sequence ATGAGGAACGTCGGTCCAAAACTTGCCGCATTCCTGGTTCTGCTATGTGCTGGAGCTTATGCACAACATTCGAACTGGACTCCTGATATGGCTCAGAAAACCCATCAGCAAGGTTACTGGATCGATGCTTCGACCGGCCTCATGTGGGTAGCCCAAGACAGCGATAAGCGCATGGGCTGGCACAAAGCAGCCAAGTATTGCGAAAAGCTGAGGACTCAAGGCTACTCAAACTGGAGACTACCGAGCATTGAGGAACTGGTGAGCCTTGTGAACCTACAGGCATACGCCACCGAACACGTGGGCAGTAGCGACATCATGCGCTGGAACGGCGACCTGCATGTGAATGGAGGTCTTCTACTCAATGGCGATCGACATTGGAGCAGCACGAAGCTCTCACCGAACAAATACTCGGCATTCGACTATCGCGTGGGGAAGACGATGGCCGGATTTGAGGATTGGGCCGAAGGCGACACTATGTATGCACTTTGCGTAAGAACAGTTCAAAAAAATCAACCACCTAATAACCCTTGA
- a CDS encoding DUF433 domain-containing protein, whose translation MSKLERITQQPEVMGGKACVRGTRVTVGMIVGQIGGGLSIDQLLEDYPYLTREDILEALQYAAWRSEEREVLLATA comes from the coding sequence ATGAGCAAGTTGGAACGGATTACGCAACAGCCTGAGGTGATGGGCGGTAAGGCGTGTGTTCGTGGAACGCGTGTGACGGTTGGCATGATTGTTGGCCAGATCGGCGGCGGACTTTCCATTGACCAGCTTCTCGAGGACTATCCCTATCTAACCCGCGAAGACATTCTGGAAGCCTTGCAGTATGCGGCCTGGCGTTCTGAAGAACGCGAGGTTCTCTTGGCCACGGCATGA
- a CDS encoding DUF5615 family PIN-like protein translates to MKLLVDMNLSPRWVEFLASQEFEAVHWSAVGRADAADTELMSYAAANDLIVLTHDLDFSTILAATHGEKPSVVQIRANDLRPETIGASVAGALHQMAAELADGALLTIDPQRTRVRLLPLK, encoded by the coding sequence ATGAAGTTGCTGGTTGATATGAATCTGTCCCCTCGATGGGTTGAGTTTCTTGCGAGTCAAGAGTTTGAGGCAGTGCACTGGTCAGCGGTTGGACGGGCAGACGCTGCGGATACAGAACTGATGTCATACGCCGCGGCGAACGATCTGATTGTGCTGACACATGATCTCGACTTCAGCACAATTCTCGCTGCAACTCATGGTGAGAAGCCTAGCGTCGTTCAGATTCGAGCCAATGATCTGCGACCCGAAACTATTGGAGCATCCGTTGCCGGAGCGCTACATCAAATGGCGGCTGAGCTCGCGGATGGAGCTCTTCTAACAATTGATCCACAGCGTACAAGGGTGAGGCTACTCCCCTTGAAGTGA
- the pgsA gene encoding CDP-diacylglycerol--glycerol-3-phosphate 3-phosphatidyltransferase codes for MNLPNSITMSRIAAIPLLIWILSPAFPLQGHGQVGLRGGEQEIIASLVFILAAITDGVDGYLARKRGQITTMGMLLDPLADKLMVSAAYIVLVAYNPRIVPPWIAVLVIGREFLVSGLRSIAATEGFTIEASEIGKLKTVIQIVSVVAAILAHRWDYWLWFPNFHGGFVIAVRFIALTAIYWMTIVSIISAVDYFVGFWKKIDHASESKRKRRSFVLSRKAKPTQPSPEHPSRIG; via the coding sequence ATGAATCTGCCCAACTCCATCACGATGAGCCGGATCGCAGCGATCCCGCTGCTCATCTGGATACTCTCGCCCGCCTTCCCGCTCCAGGGGCACGGCCAGGTCGGCCTGCGCGGCGGCGAGCAGGAGATCATCGCCTCGCTCGTCTTCATCCTCGCCGCCATCACCGATGGAGTCGACGGTTACCTCGCCCGCAAACGCGGCCAGATCACCACCATGGGCATGCTCCTCGACCCGCTGGCCGACAAGCTCATGGTGTCCGCCGCCTACATTGTGTTGGTGGCCTACAACCCGCGCATCGTGCCCCCGTGGATCGCCGTCCTCGTCATCGGCCGCGAGTTCCTCGTCTCCGGCCTGCGCTCCATTGCCGCCACCGAGGGCTTCACCATCGAGGCCTCGGAGATCGGCAAGCTGAAGACCGTCATCCAGATCGTCTCCGTCGTCGCCGCCATCCTGGCCCACCGCTGGGACTACTGGCTCTGGTTCCCGAACTTCCACGGCGGATTCGTCATCGCCGTGCGCTTTATCGCGCTGACGGCGATCTACTGGATGACCATCGTCTCCATCATCTCGGCTGTCGACTACTTCGTAGGCTTCTGGAAGAAGATCGACCACGCCTCCGAGAGCAAGCGCAAACGCCGCAGCTTTGTCCTAAGCCGCAAGGCCAAGCCCACCCAGCCCTCACCGGAACACCCCTCCCGCATCGGCTAG
- a CDS encoding Ig-like domain repeat protein — translation MPIFRFTMTMLVLLTAVRVGGGQVVSAPVLEPPPSAPVVGGQSVAQVPSTVSLQITTPLTVFYGEAVDGLAQVTANDGSAVTGTVTFYDGPTSFCTLTLADGASCPPSVATGFGAGTHVFTAAYSGDATHAPATSNAVTVVVKQDATATTMASSVNPIAAGGNVLYTAQVQGEHGPVAGKVGFFDGAVSMGSVAVDGSGRAALPVLMVAPGTHAITAVYAGDANSVSSTSAELDEDVTAALSASMTMLNASTDPVAANESITFTAHVTGGTNAPTGMVAFVEGGTVLGSSMLNASGVAAWSTSSLSVGGHSIVARYAGDASTAPSVSGVLAMTVTAVAQPSDGFTLSESVVTVTAGGTAVVPVKVAAGSIFAKAMSVSCSGLPDEASCLLTAGALKIRTVAPRDCATPAPYGAAGVPLIGPILAGLFAFLVPQRRRALQSLLIALCAVLAMGAMTGCGTGNCTDLGSRPGTYTVTVTGSAGGFSVSQKVTLVVKP, via the coding sequence ATGCCGATCTTTCGATTCACGATGACGATGCTTGTCCTGCTGACGGCGGTGCGCGTGGGGGGCGGACAGGTTGTGTCGGCGCCTGTGCTTGAGCCGCCGCCTTCGGCCCCGGTTGTGGGGGGGCAGAGCGTCGCGCAGGTGCCGAGCACGGTGTCGCTGCAGATTACGACGCCGCTGACGGTGTTTTACGGCGAGGCTGTGGATGGGCTGGCACAGGTGACGGCGAATGATGGCTCCGCGGTGACGGGAACAGTCACCTTCTACGATGGCCCGACAAGTTTTTGTACGCTGACGCTGGCGGACGGCGCAAGTTGTCCGCCAAGCGTCGCCACGGGGTTTGGCGCGGGGACGCATGTCTTTACGGCGGCGTATTCCGGCGACGCAACGCATGCGCCGGCTACCTCAAACGCCGTGACGGTTGTGGTGAAGCAGGACGCGACGGCGACCACGATGGCAAGCTCTGTGAATCCGATAGCTGCCGGCGGCAACGTGCTCTACACCGCGCAGGTGCAGGGAGAACATGGGCCGGTTGCAGGCAAGGTAGGGTTCTTCGATGGCGCAGTGTCCATGGGATCTGTGGCGGTGGATGGCAGTGGGCGGGCTGCGTTGCCGGTGCTGATGGTCGCTCCAGGAACACATGCGATTACGGCTGTCTATGCGGGAGATGCGAATTCGGTAAGCTCGACAAGCGCGGAGTTGGATGAAGACGTAACGGCAGCCCTGTCGGCGTCGATGACGATGCTGAACGCGAGTACAGACCCGGTGGCTGCGAATGAGAGTATTACCTTCACCGCACATGTGACCGGGGGAACAAACGCTCCTACGGGAATGGTCGCGTTCGTTGAGGGAGGAACGGTGCTTGGCTCCTCGATGCTGAACGCGTCGGGCGTGGCGGCGTGGAGCACATCGTCGCTCAGCGTGGGCGGACACAGTATTGTGGCTCGATACGCGGGCGATGCGTCGACGGCTCCAAGCGTCTCTGGTGTGCTGGCCATGACTGTTACCGCCGTGGCCCAGCCCTCCGACGGCTTCACGCTCAGCGAGAGCGTGGTGACGGTAACCGCAGGGGGTACTGCGGTCGTTCCGGTAAAGGTCGCGGCGGGGTCAATCTTTGCCAAAGCGATGAGCGTGAGTTGCAGCGGGCTGCCGGACGAGGCATCGTGCCTTCTGACAGCGGGCGCTTTGAAGATCAGGACTGTGGCTCCGCGCGACTGTGCGACTCCAGCGCCTTACGGTGCGGCAGGAGTTCCGCTTATCGGGCCGATACTGGCGGGACTGTTTGCGTTTCTTGTGCCGCAGCGGAGGCGCGCTTTGCAGAGTTTGCTGATTGCGCTTTGTGCCGTGCTGGCGATGGGCGCGATGACGGGATGTGGGACGGGGAACTGCACCGATCTTGGCTCGCGGCCGGGAACGTATACCGTAACCGTGACGGGGAGCGCGGGCGGGTTTTCGGTTTCGCAGAAAGTGACGCTGGTGGTGAAACCTTAG
- a CDS encoding Glu/Leu/Phe/Val dehydrogenase, with the protein MAGESLIPATEQREITMQTLTLEQETNPWEAQAARFDFAAKKLNLDNGLWKVLRQPSREIIVHIPVGMDDGSIEVFTGYRVQHSVARGPAKGGIRYGPDVSLDEVRALASWMTWKCAVVNIPFGGAKGGVICDPKKMSQGELERMTRRYTAELIEFIGPEKDVPAPDMNTNEQTMAWIMDTYSMHMRQTVNAVVTGKPVNLGGSRGRREATGRGLAVVCDEALKVLNMPVEGCRVIVQGFGNVGSNAARLLAEKGYTVIGIAEYDGGLYNSNGIDIHALLEHRRNAGTVTGFSGAEAVDPHELLTYKCDILVPAATENVITSKNADKIRCKILCEGANGPTTPIADEILADKKVFIIPDILANAGGVTTSYFEWVQDRMGYFWTEVEVNQRLDHIMAESFHDVIAYTQNHNVNNRIAAYMLAIDRVAYTTRQRGIYA; encoded by the coding sequence ATGGCCGGAGAATCGCTGATACCAGCAACGGAGCAAAGGGAAATAACGATGCAAACGCTCACCCTCGAGCAGGAGACCAATCCCTGGGAGGCCCAGGCTGCTCGATTCGACTTCGCCGCTAAAAAACTCAACCTCGACAACGGACTCTGGAAGGTCCTTCGCCAGCCCTCGCGCGAGATCATCGTTCACATCCCCGTCGGCATGGACGACGGCTCGATCGAGGTCTTCACCGGCTATCGTGTGCAGCACTCCGTCGCACGCGGCCCGGCCAAGGGAGGCATCCGCTACGGCCCCGACGTCTCGCTCGACGAGGTCCGCGCCCTCGCAAGCTGGATGACGTGGAAGTGTGCCGTCGTCAACATCCCCTTCGGCGGGGCCAAGGGCGGAGTCATCTGCGATCCCAAAAAGATGTCGCAGGGTGAGCTCGAGCGCATGACGCGCCGCTACACCGCTGAACTGATCGAGTTCATCGGCCCGGAAAAGGACGTTCCCGCCCCCGACATGAACACCAACGAGCAAACGATGGCATGGATCATGGACACCTACTCCATGCACATGCGGCAGACGGTCAACGCCGTCGTCACCGGCAAGCCGGTCAACCTCGGCGGCTCGCGCGGCCGCCGCGAGGCTACCGGCCGCGGCCTGGCGGTCGTCTGCGACGAGGCATTGAAGGTGCTCAACATGCCGGTCGAAGGCTGCCGCGTCATCGTGCAGGGCTTCGGCAATGTCGGCTCCAACGCCGCCCGGCTCCTCGCTGAAAAGGGCTACACGGTCATCGGGATCGCCGAGTACGACGGTGGGCTCTACAACTCCAACGGCATCGATATCCACGCGCTGCTCGAACATCGCAGGAACGCGGGCACCGTCACCGGCTTCTCCGGCGCCGAGGCCGTGGATCCGCACGAGCTGCTCACCTACAAGTGCGACATCCTCGTTCCTGCTGCGACAGAGAACGTCATCACCAGCAAGAACGCAGATAAAATTCGCTGCAAGATTCTCTGCGAGGGAGCCAACGGTCCCACAACACCTATCGCCGATGAGATTCTCGCCGACAAGAAGGTCTTCATCATCCCCGACATCCTCGCCAACGCTGGCGGCGTAACGACCAGCTACTTCGAGTGGGTGCAGGACCGCATGGGCTACTTCTGGACCGAGGTCGAGGTCAACCAGCGGCTCGACCACATCATGGCCGAGAGCTTCCACGACGTGATCGCCTATACGCAGAACCACAACGTCAACAATCGCATCGCAGCCTACATGCTCGCTATCGATCGCGTGGCCTACACCACGCGCCAGCGCGGCATCTACGCCTGA
- the trpE gene encoding anthranilate synthase component I translates to MPATTNSLPQEPDFQKLSRNHTLVPVYRTVAADLETPVSAFLRIAAEEPEAFLLESVEGGEHVGRYTFIGIEPYKKMIARGNAITVREGRKEIKFTGDIFKELKQSLSGHKPAKLAGLPPFTAGAVGFFAYDVVRQIEKLPATAKDELGVPDACLMFFDQVLAFDHVKKEIHLIVTVDLAREKREGAYARAVKRLNRLEKRLSSALPAMKKRKPQGKLKLVPRTAKAKFLQGVEKTKEYIAAGDVFQCVLSQRFDCEPGVDAFEVYRALRIVNPSPYMYFLRFGLDETHVSKARRGAPTSSKKKPVAHHIVGSSPELLVRVHGRDVEYRPIAGTRHRSADEVEDRRIEAELRSDEKERAEHIMLVDLGRNDVGRVSEFGSVKVKDLMFVERYSHVMHLVSALEGKLKAGLAPIDAFRACFPAGTLSGAPKVRAMEIIEELEPARRGVYGGSVLYADFSGNLDSCIAIRTLYMNGPHGHIQAGAGIVADSVPEKEFEECRNKAQAVVRAIERARG, encoded by the coding sequence ATGCCTGCGACGACCAATTCCCTGCCCCAGGAACCAGATTTCCAGAAGCTGAGCCGCAATCACACGCTGGTTCCCGTCTACCGCACGGTTGCCGCCGACCTGGAGACGCCGGTCTCGGCCTTTCTGCGGATCGCGGCTGAGGAACCGGAGGCGTTCCTGCTGGAGTCGGTCGAGGGCGGCGAACATGTGGGGCGCTACACTTTTATCGGCATCGAGCCCTACAAGAAGATGATCGCCCGTGGCAATGCGATCACGGTTCGTGAAGGGCGAAAGGAAATAAAGTTTACTGGCGACATCTTCAAGGAGTTGAAGCAGTCGCTGAGTGGACACAAACCTGCAAAACTGGCGGGACTTCCTCCCTTCACTGCCGGCGCAGTGGGGTTCTTTGCGTATGACGTGGTGCGGCAGATCGAGAAACTGCCCGCGACCGCCAAGGACGAACTTGGAGTGCCCGATGCCTGCCTGATGTTCTTCGACCAGGTGCTGGCCTTCGATCATGTAAAGAAAGAGATTCACCTGATTGTGACGGTCGACCTTGCGCGCGAGAAGCGCGAAGGCGCTTATGCTCGCGCTGTAAAGCGGCTTAATCGTTTGGAGAAAAGACTCTCAAGCGCGTTGCCCGCGATGAAGAAGCGCAAGCCGCAGGGCAAGCTGAAGCTGGTTCCGCGCACGGCGAAGGCGAAGTTCCTGCAAGGCGTCGAGAAGACGAAGGAGTACATCGCTGCGGGCGACGTGTTCCAGTGCGTGCTGTCGCAGCGGTTTGACTGCGAGCCCGGCGTCGATGCCTTCGAGGTCTACCGCGCGCTGCGTATCGTGAACCCTTCGCCGTACATGTACTTTCTCCGCTTCGGACTGGATGAAACCCACGTCTCAAAAGCAAGACGTGGTGCGCCCACTTCTTCGAAGAAGAAGCCTGTGGCGCACCACATTGTTGGGTCGTCGCCGGAGCTGCTGGTGCGCGTGCACGGCCGCGACGTGGAGTACAGGCCGATCGCCGGAACGCGGCACCGCTCCGCCGACGAGGTGGAAGACCGCCGCATCGAGGCAGAGCTTCGCTCCGACGAGAAGGAACGCGCCGAGCACATCATGCTGGTCGACCTGGGCCGCAACGACGTGGGCCGCGTCAGCGAGTTCGGTAGCGTGAAGGTGAAGGACCTGATGTTCGTGGAGCGCTACAGCCATGTGATGCACCTGGTGAGCGCGCTTGAAGGAAAGCTGAAGGCCGGGCTGGCCCCGATCGATGCCTTCCGCGCCTGCTTCCCCGCGGGGACGCTGAGCGGCGCGCCGAAGGTTCGCGCGATGGAGATCATTGAGGAACTCGAGCCTGCGCGGCGCGGTGTGTATGGCGGAAGCGTGTTGTATGCAGACTTCAGCGGCAACCTCGACTCCTGCATCGCCATCCGCACGCTCTACATGAACGGCCCACACGGACACATTCAGGCGGGTGCGGGAATTGTGGCCGACTCGGTGCCGGAGAAGGAGTTCGAGGAGTGCCGGAACAAGGCGCAGGCCGTGGTGCGGGCCATCGAGCGGGCGCGCGGCTAG
- a CDS encoding aminodeoxychorismate/anthranilate synthase component II: MVFVLDNYDSFTYNLVQYMGELGAEMVVKRNDELTPEEVAALNPERILISPGPCTPQDAGISMGLIRQFAKSERRVPILGVCLGHQAIGAAFGGDVIRAPKLMHGKTSEVEHDGRTIFAGISTPMTCTRYHSLIVSPKGLPAELEVSARTIDPVTGEETIMGLRHRELPIEGVQFHPESVLTSHGKEIIANFLKM; this comes from the coding sequence ATGGTCTTCGTTCTGGACAATTACGACTCGTTTACCTACAACCTGGTGCAGTACATGGGCGAGCTTGGCGCCGAGATGGTGGTCAAGCGCAACGACGAACTGACGCCGGAGGAGGTCGCCGCTCTGAACCCGGAGCGCATCCTGATCTCGCCGGGACCTTGCACGCCACAGGACGCAGGCATCAGCATGGGGCTGATCCGGCAGTTTGCGAAGAGCGAGCGCAGGGTGCCGATTCTCGGTGTGTGCCTCGGGCACCAGGCCATCGGCGCGGCGTTCGGCGGCGATGTCATCCGCGCCCCCAAGCTGATGCACGGCAAGACGAGCGAGGTAGAGCACGACGGCCGCACGATCTTCGCGGGAATCTCGACGCCGATGACGTGCACACGATATCACTCGCTGATCGTGAGCCCGAAGGGTTTGCCGGCAGAGCTTGAGGTTTCGGCGCGGACGATCGATCCCGTCACCGGCGAAGAGACGATCATGGGCCTCAGGCATCGCGAGCTTCCGATTGAGGGCGTGCAGTTTCACCCCGAGAGCGTACTGACCTCGCACGGCAAAGAGATTATTGCGAACTTCCTGAAGATGTAA
- a CDS encoding methyltransferase domain-containing protein, producing the protein MEKGYMQFGCGTTAPDGWLNFDAGPAFWIQSRFPFLKALLAKRGFPIYPSNISYGDVIKGLPVRPQSLEAVYSSHVLEHLSLEEFRTTLRNVYSYLRPGGTFRMVLPDLEQLIQAYVKSDSQDAANRFMQESYLGEKSSPRGLRAIPTALFGRSKHLWMWDYKSIEVELADAGFVSIRRAQLGDSPDPRFREVESEGRWTGCLGVDCKHP; encoded by the coding sequence ATGGAAAAGGGTTACATGCAATTCGGCTGTGGGACGACGGCCCCAGACGGCTGGCTGAATTTTGATGCCGGCCCTGCTTTCTGGATACAAAGCAGATTTCCATTCCTCAAGGCGCTTTTGGCGAAGAGGGGATTTCCTATCTACCCCAGTAACATTTCGTATGGGGATGTCATCAAAGGACTGCCCGTTCGGCCGCAGTCCCTGGAGGCTGTCTACAGCTCCCACGTCCTGGAGCATCTGTCGCTGGAGGAATTTCGCACCACGCTGCGCAATGTCTATAGCTACCTGCGTCCCGGCGGTACCTTCCGCATGGTTCTGCCTGACCTGGAGCAGCTTATTCAGGCCTACGTGAAAAGCGACAGTCAAGATGCGGCAAATCGATTTATGCAGGAAAGCTATCTGGGCGAGAAGAGCAGCCCGCGAGGTCTCCGCGCAATTCCCACTGCGCTCTTCGGCCGCTCCAAACACCTGTGGATGTGGGACTACAAGAGCATTGAAGTAGAACTGGCCGATGCCGGGTTTGTCTCCATCCGCCGGGCCCAGCTTGGGGACTCGCCCGATCCACGGTTTCGCGAAGTTGAGTCGGAGGGGCGCTGGACCGGTTGTCTGGGTGTCGATTGCAAGCACCCATGA
- a CDS encoding nuclease, with the protein MNRDCFNFRLLRLFLLGTLLSSTSGAQQTIGTVQLQDATVQGALRVANGHAILEGASTVIAKGLPVTVSLRQGGTVRICSTSGLHLNAGRTTAGETPLLLALDRGAVEIATRATTNDVVMTPDLRFTLKTSGVLDLRMRVARNGDTCVDNRGAAAPTLNVADQFGESSYELHAGQHVLFEHGSLKEVVDNESEPCGCPPEPVVSVADAGVSGGTPATPGAAVAEKTAAERHPFPAAVSAGLSPASALPPSPQGQVHAQVSTTMSYGATANGAATGNDGAPPAVASNTDAATAATAQAAPAVAGRSEADASGGRAQAPPPPPAPPPGNVLHSIGRFFKRLFSGH; encoded by the coding sequence ATGAATCGAGACTGCTTCAACTTCCGGCTGCTGCGCCTGTTTCTGCTTGGGACGCTGCTGTCTTCGACGAGCGGAGCCCAGCAGACGATCGGCACAGTCCAACTGCAGGATGCGACGGTGCAGGGAGCGCTTCGCGTTGCAAACGGCCACGCCATTCTTGAAGGTGCTTCAACGGTCATTGCAAAAGGTCTCCCGGTTACGGTGAGCCTGCGGCAAGGCGGCACGGTGCGCATATGCTCGACGAGCGGTCTGCATTTAAATGCCGGAAGGACAACGGCCGGCGAGACGCCATTGTTGCTGGCCCTCGACCGCGGCGCGGTGGAGATTGCGACTCGCGCCACGACGAACGACGTGGTGATGACGCCGGACCTGCGCTTCACGCTGAAGACGTCTGGAGTGCTCGACCTGCGGATGCGCGTCGCCCGCAACGGCGACACCTGCGTCGACAATCGCGGAGCGGCCGCGCCAACGCTGAATGTCGCCGACCAGTTTGGCGAGTCGAGCTACGAGCTGCACGCCGGACAACATGTTCTCTTCGAGCACGGCAGCCTGAAAGAAGTTGTCGACAACGAGAGCGAGCCGTGCGGATGCCCGCCTGAACCGGTCGTCTCGGTCGCAGATGCGGGTGTCAGTGGTGGGACTCCTGCAACTCCAGGAGCAGCGGTTGCCGAGAAGACTGCGGCGGAGCGGCATCCGTTTCCCGCAGCGGTGAGCGCGGGCCTCTCCCCCGCAAGCGCCCTGCCGCCATCGCCGCAGGGCCAGGTGCACGCACAGGTTTCGACGACGATGAGCTACGGCGCGACGGCGAACGGCGCCGCGACAGGTAACGATGGCGCGCCACCGGCCGTAGCTTCAAACACGGACGCTGCAACGGCCGCGACGGCGCAAGCCGCTCCTGCGGTGGCTGGCCGCAGCGAAGCTGACGCGAGTGGCGGGCGTGCGCAGGCACCTCCTCCGCCACCTGCACCTCCTCCGGGCAATGTTCTTCATTCCATCGGCCGGTTCTTCAAGAGGCTGTTCAGCGGCCACTGA
- the efp gene encoding elongation factor P encodes MSIPATQMRPGMVIKFKDDLHLVFSVEHRTPGNLRAFIQAKLRNIRTGAMFVERFRSPDPIDRVVVDEVKMEYLYNDGDDYYFMDMETFEQTHLKRETLGDAVDYLLPNLTIAVSFHDGKAVGIELPNVVEMTVVETEPGIKSATASSVTKPAKLETGLVVQVPPFINEGEKIRVDTAEGAYMSRA; translated from the coding sequence ATGTCGATTCCCGCCACACAGATGCGCCCGGGCATGGTTATCAAGTTCAAGGACGATCTCCACCTCGTCTTTTCGGTGGAGCACCGCACGCCGGGCAATCTCCGCGCCTTCATCCAGGCCAAGCTGCGCAACATCCGCACCGGCGCCATGTTCGTCGAGCGCTTCCGCTCGCCCGACCCGATCGACCGCGTGGTGGTCGATGAAGTAAAGATGGAGTACCTGTACAACGACGGCGACGACTACTACTTCATGGACATGGAGACCTTCGAGCAGACGCACCTGAAGCGCGAGACGCTGGGCGACGCGGTCGACTACCTGCTGCCAAACCTGACCATCGCCGTCAGCTTCCACGACGGCAAGGCCGTCGGTATCGAGCTGCCGAACGTGGTCGAGATGACCGTCGTTGAGACGGAGCCTGGCATCAAGTCGGCCACTGCCTCTTCGGTCACCAAGCCTGCCAAGCTCGAGACGGGCCTCGTGGTGCAGGTCCCCCCGTTCATCAACGAGGGCGAGAAGATTCGCGTGGATACGGCTGAAGGCGCTTATATGAGCCGTGCGTAA
- a CDS encoding acylphosphatase, whose translation MVRYFLVKGRVQGVGFRWFVHREAAELGLRGWVRNTDAGHVEVVASGKPELLAELKDALKKGSRGSRVDAVVEEELAECEDVKLGPFVIEGAW comes from the coding sequence ATGGTTCGTTATTTCCTCGTCAAAGGCCGTGTACAGGGCGTCGGGTTTCGCTGGTTCGTTCATCGCGAGGCCGCGGAGCTTGGTCTGCGTGGCTGGGTGCGCAACACCGATGCGGGGCACGTTGAGGTTGTGGCTTCGGGCAAGCCGGAGCTGCTGGCCGAGTTGAAGGATGCCTTGAAGAAGGGCTCGCGCGGAAGCCGCGTCGACGCCGTCGTTGAAGAAGAGTTGGCCGAATGCGAAGATGTGAAGCTCGGACCGTTTGTGATTGAAGGAGCCTGGTAA
- a CDS encoding adenine phosphoribosyltransferase, with the protein MPNANLINCEPLKELVRTVPDFPKPGILFYDITTLLKDKTGFAQLIDAFAAYYIGKEIDLVLGIEARGFIFGPALAYRLNAGFVPVRKPKKLPAKTAKVSYDLEYGTDSLEIHLDAIKPGQRVVIVDDLLATGGTMQATVQLVRQMGGEIAGIGFAIELDFLKGRQKFPEYDVLSLLHYDE; encoded by the coding sequence ATGCCGAATGCGAATCTGATTAATTGCGAGCCTTTGAAGGAACTGGTACGGACCGTTCCCGACTTCCCCAAGCCGGGGATTCTCTTCTACGACATTACGACCCTGCTGAAGGACAAGACCGGCTTCGCGCAGTTGATCGACGCCTTCGCCGCCTACTACATCGGCAAGGAGATCGACCTGGTGCTCGGCATCGAGGCGCGCGGCTTTATCTTCGGACCCGCGCTGGCCTATCGCCTCAATGCGGGCTTCGTTCCTGTTCGTAAGCCGAAGAAGCTTCCCGCCAAGACGGCGAAGGTCAGCTACGACCTCGAGTATGGCACGGACTCGCTTGAGATCCATCTCGACGCGATCAAGCCGGGCCAGCGCGTGGTGATCGTCGACGACCTGCTGGCGACCGGCGGCACGATGCAGGCCACGGTGCAGCTTGTGCGCCAGATGGGCGGCGAGATCGCGGGCATCGGCTTCGCCATCGAGCTGGACTTCCTCAAGGGACGCCAGAAGTTCCCCGAGTACGACGTGCTGAGCCTGCTGCACTACGACGAATAA